A single genomic interval of Adhaeribacter pallidiroseus harbors:
- a CDS encoding phosphoenolpyruvate hydrolase family protein — protein MPNPWTGKGNPYTRQEVRDRLKTTIQQQKAIIAAGAGTGISAKFIEKGGADLIIIYNSGRFRMAGHGSTAGLMAYGDANAVAMEIGEFEVLPVVEEIPVICGVHGSDPRRRMWHHLLKVKEMGFSGINNFPTHSIVDGHFRQVLEETGMGFNKEVEMVRLASKMDLFSIVYVAHPEEARQMAEVGADAIIAHVGTTVGGSVGVVEASCTMDDAIERTNAIMEAGKAVNPDLFFLAHGGPINTPEDVHQILNATAVHGFVGASSLERMGVEASLTELTRQFKALTLPNQNR, from the coding sequence ATGCCAAATCCATGGACCGGTAAGGGAAATCCTTATACCCGGCAAGAAGTTAGAGATCGTTTAAAAACTACCATTCAGCAACAAAAAGCCATTATTGCGGCGGGAGCCGGTACGGGTATCAGCGCCAAGTTTATTGAAAAAGGCGGCGCCGATTTAATTATTATTTATAACTCCGGGCGTTTCCGGATGGCGGGCCACGGCTCTACGGCGGGTTTAATGGCTTACGGCGATGCCAACGCAGTGGCCATGGAAATTGGCGAATTTGAGGTTTTGCCGGTAGTAGAAGAAATTCCGGTAATCTGCGGGGTCCACGGCTCTGATCCCCGCCGGCGCATGTGGCACCACTTGCTCAAAGTAAAAGAAATGGGCTTTTCCGGGATTAACAATTTCCCGACGCATTCGATTGTGGATGGTCATTTCCGGCAGGTGCTGGAAGAAACCGGCATGGGCTTTAATAAAGAAGTGGAAATGGTTCGACTAGCCTCTAAAATGGATTTGTTTTCTATTGTGTACGTGGCCCATCCCGAAGAAGCCCGGCAGATGGCCGAAGTAGGCGCGGATGCGATTATTGCGCACGTGGGCACCACCGTAGGCGGATCTGTTGGCGTAGTAGAAGCTTCCTGCACCATGGACGATGCCATCGAACGCACCAACGCCATTATGGAAGCCGGCAAAGCCGTAAACCCCGACTTGTTTTTTCTGGCGCACGGCGGCCCGATTAATACGCCGGAAGATGTGCACCAAATATTAAATGCCACGGCCGTCCACGGTTTTGTAGGAGCTTCGTCTTTAGAGCGGATGGGCGTAGAAGCTTCCTTAACCGAACTCACCCGGCAATTTAAAGCACTTACCTTGCCCAACCAGAACAGGTAG
- a CDS encoding metallophosphoesterase family protein encodes MSQRRQFLEKSLKSITGLTLLPALNTFANAVSGSQPAQKEKWKLRFAVASDGHYGQPNTEYASFYTDLIEWLEQDHQQHKLDFVIINGDLVHDRPDLLVEVRDKYLKKLPVPFYTLPGNHDFADTALWKKVFGYEDKYTLSFGDVGLVLANTASPTGTYVCPDNTFLKKALEEFKTKSLVFVVLHIAPHQWLPEEDKIFLNCPETMDLLHAYPNIKAVFHGHDHSLDAVRYTKNLPHFFDSHFGGNWGTAYKGYRIVEVNNANQIFTYQVNASQNPTLNSTKL; translated from the coding sequence ATGAGTCAGCGCCGCCAATTTCTAGAGAAATCCCTTAAAAGTATAACCGGACTTACCCTTTTACCCGCACTAAATACTTTTGCGAATGCGGTATCTGGTTCTCAGCCGGCTCAGAAAGAAAAATGGAAGCTTCGCTTTGCTGTTGCTTCGGATGGGCACTATGGGCAACCGAACACCGAATATGCATCGTTTTACACTGATTTAATCGAATGGCTGGAACAAGACCACCAGCAGCATAAATTAGATTTTGTGATTATCAACGGCGATTTAGTACACGACCGTCCGGACTTGTTGGTGGAAGTACGGGATAAATATTTAAAAAAATTGCCGGTTCCTTTTTACACTTTACCCGGTAACCACGATTTTGCCGACACCGCTTTATGGAAAAAAGTTTTTGGCTACGAAGATAAATACACCTTAAGCTTCGGGGATGTAGGTTTAGTGTTGGCTAATACCGCCAGCCCGACTGGTACCTATGTTTGCCCCGATAATACTTTCCTGAAAAAAGCACTGGAAGAATTTAAAACCAAAAGCCTGGTGTTTGTAGTGCTGCACATTGCCCCGCACCAATGGTTACCCGAGGAAGACAAGATTTTTTTAAACTGCCCCGAAACCATGGATTTGCTGCACGCTTACCCCAACATTAAAGCCGTGTTTCACGGCCATGATCATTCGTTGGATGCCGTGCGTTACACGAAAAATTTACCGCACTTTTTTGATTCGCATTTTGGTGGTAATTGGGGAACGGCTTACAAAGGTTACCGGATCGTGGAAGTGAATAACGCCAATCAGATTTTTACTTACCAGGTAAATGCCAGCCAAAACCCAACTTTAAATTCCACGAAACTATAA
- a CDS encoding DUF2721 domain-containing protein produces the protein MNLNEVLTILSAMITPAVLILASGSLILTTSQRLSRSMERVRHLSDQLRKLILHPEESNLFEDEHGTLVELIQFAIKRSRLLQQSLTTLYITLGTFVAISITIGILEFSGLQHTWVLTVLTILGAGFLFYASILLIIESQIAFRAVNYEMNTVLQRVKKYKKPH, from the coding sequence ATGAACCTGAACGAGGTATTAACTATTCTTTCGGCCATGATAACGCCGGCCGTATTAATTTTGGCGAGTGGTTCTTTAATCCTGACAACTTCACAGCGTTTGAGCCGGTCTATGGAACGGGTCAGACATTTATCGGACCAGTTACGCAAACTCATCCTGCACCCCGAAGAAAGTAACTTGTTTGAAGATGAACACGGCACCCTAGTCGAATTAATTCAGTTTGCCATTAAAAGAAGTCGGTTGTTGCAACAATCGCTTACTACTTTGTATATTACCTTAGGTACTTTTGTGGCTATTAGCATTACCATTGGCATTCTGGAATTCTCGGGTTTGCAGCATACTTGGGTGCTTACTGTACTTACTATTCTGGGCGCCGGTTTTCTTTTTTACGCCAGCATTCTACTGATCATAGAATCTCAAATTGCCTTCCGAGCCGTTAACTACGAAATGAATACCGTGTTGCAGCGGGTAAAAAAGTATAAAAAACCGCATTAA
- a CDS encoding mercuric reductase: MKHFDAVIIGSGQGGTPLAKKLAQAGWKTALIERRFIGGTCVNDGCTPTKTMIASAKVAYTVAQAAKWGVEVPEYHLNLPAIIHRKTEVVHFFRNGSQQGLEKTPNLTVIFGEAYFTGNKQIHVNLKEGGSLIITADQIFIDAGTRPKVPDIPGLAEVGYFDSTTILDFTELPPHLVILGSNYIGLEFGQMYRRFGSQVTILEHNEQFLKREDEDVAAEVRQFLEKEEIQILTQTEVTCVTRHKKDIQLSVSSKGQVTEITGSHILVATGRKPNTDTLNLEAAGVEVDSKGYIVVNEKLETTAPGIYALGDITGGPKFTHIAYNDYVILYHNLLEQQNSTTKNRLVPYCLFTDPQVGRVGITEKEARQQGLNVKVAKLPMASVARAIETGDTRGLLKAVVDAETNQIIGVAVVGQEGGEIMSVLQMAMLGKIDYKQMKEMVFAHPLYAESLNNLFLTLDKPQ; this comes from the coding sequence ATGAAACATTTCGATGCCGTTATTATCGGTTCTGGTCAGGGAGGTACTCCGCTCGCCAAGAAACTGGCCCAGGCCGGCTGGAAAACAGCACTCATTGAAAGGCGATTTATTGGCGGTACTTGCGTGAACGATGGCTGCACGCCTACCAAAACCATGATTGCCTCCGCCAAAGTAGCCTATACCGTGGCCCAGGCTGCAAAATGGGGGGTAGAGGTTCCGGAGTATCACCTGAATCTACCAGCAATTATTCACCGGAAAACGGAAGTGGTACATTTCTTCCGGAATGGTTCGCAGCAAGGATTAGAAAAAACGCCCAACCTTACCGTAATTTTTGGCGAAGCTTATTTTACCGGTAATAAACAAATCCACGTTAATTTAAAGGAAGGTGGTTCTTTGATTATTACGGCGGATCAGATTTTTATTGATGCGGGCACCCGGCCAAAGGTGCCGGATATACCGGGTTTAGCGGAAGTAGGTTATTTTGACTCTACTACAATTTTGGATTTTACCGAACTACCGCCGCACCTCGTTATTTTAGGGAGTAATTACATTGGTTTGGAGTTTGGGCAAATGTACCGCCGGTTTGGGAGCCAGGTGACTATTCTGGAGCATAACGAACAATTTTTAAAACGCGAAGATGAAGATGTGGCGGCAGAGGTGCGCCAATTTTTAGAAAAAGAAGAAATCCAGATTTTAACCCAAACCGAAGTTACCTGCGTTACCCGCCATAAAAAAGATATTCAGTTATCTGTTAGCAGTAAAGGCCAAGTAACGGAAATTACCGGCTCGCATATTCTAGTAGCCACCGGACGCAAGCCCAATACCGATACCTTAAACTTGGAAGCTGCCGGCGTGGAAGTGGATAGTAAAGGGTACATTGTGGTAAATGAAAAGCTGGAAACGACCGCCCCGGGTATTTACGCTCTCGGCGATATTACCGGCGGCCCTAAGTTTACGCATATTGCTTACAACGATTACGTTATTTTGTACCATAATTTGCTGGAACAGCAAAACAGCACTACCAAGAATCGCCTGGTACCTTACTGCTTGTTCACCGATCCGCAAGTAGGCCGGGTGGGTATAACGGAGAAAGAAGCCCGGCAGCAAGGTTTAAACGTTAAAGTGGCCAAATTGCCGATGGCCAGCGTAGCCCGGGCTATCGAAACCGGGGATACTCGGGGCTTGCTAAAAGCCGTAGTGGATGCCGAAACCAACCAGATTATAGGAGTAGCTGTGGTAGGGCAGGAGGGCGGCGAAATCATGTCGGTGCTGCAAATGGCGATGCTGGGAAAAATAGATTACAAACAAATGAAAGAAATGGTATTTGCGCATCCTTTATACGCCGAATCTCTGAACAACCTTTTTCTAACTTTAGACAAACCGCAATAA
- a CDS encoding Gfo/Idh/MocA family protein, which yields MKKLRFTLPTNRRQFLKNLSLTLGTTATGLSLLSLQACNSKNNEQTKASAEQNRKSGKLGIALLGLGKYSTGQLAPALQETQNCYLAGIITGSPEKADKWKNQYDIPDKNVYSYENFDQIKDNPAIDIVYVVTPNALHREFVVRAAQAKKHVICEKPMATTVEDCQAMIEACKQNNVQLSVGYRLHFEPHNQRVMELGQKAVFGPVKSIKAADSFKISVEPDDWRLNKQLAGGGPLMDVGIYCVQGVMYTLGQEPIAITAKFGENTRPDYFKTVEQSISWQMQFKGGLIAECVSSYNDEAGMLYGEAQNGWWRLDPAYSYAGITGETSQGKMDFEEVNQQARQMDNFADCVRHNKPTPVPGQMGLRDVKILLAIYEAAQTNKKVGV from the coding sequence ATGAAAAAATTACGTTTTACCTTGCCTACTAATCGCCGCCAGTTTTTAAAAAATCTCTCGCTTACTTTGGGTACCACGGCTACCGGACTATCCTTGCTTTCTTTACAAGCCTGTAATTCTAAAAACAACGAACAAACTAAAGCATCAGCGGAACAAAATAGAAAAAGCGGAAAACTGGGAATCGCCTTGCTGGGCTTGGGCAAATACAGCACCGGGCAATTGGCCCCGGCCTTGCAGGAAACCCAAAATTGCTATCTGGCTGGTATTATAACCGGTTCGCCGGAAAAAGCAGATAAATGGAAAAATCAATACGATATTCCGGACAAAAATGTGTACAGTTACGAAAACTTCGACCAGATTAAAGATAATCCGGCGATTGATATTGTGTACGTGGTAACTCCCAATGCGCTGCACCGGGAATTTGTAGTGCGGGCCGCGCAGGCTAAAAAACACGTCATCTGCGAAAAACCCATGGCTACCACCGTCGAAGATTGCCAGGCAATGATTGAGGCGTGTAAGCAAAATAACGTACAACTTTCCGTGGGTTACCGCCTGCACTTTGAGCCGCATAACCAGCGGGTGATGGAGCTGGGGCAAAAAGCGGTGTTTGGCCCGGTAAAAAGTATTAAAGCTGCCGATAGTTTTAAAATTAGCGTAGAACCCGATGACTGGCGCTTAAACAAGCAACTGGCTGGCGGTGGTCCCTTAATGGACGTGGGCATTTACTGCGTGCAAGGTGTTATGTATACCCTGGGGCAAGAACCAATTGCCATTACCGCCAAGTTCGGCGAGAATACCCGGCCTGATTATTTTAAAACCGTAGAGCAATCTATTAGCTGGCAAATGCAGTTTAAAGGCGGTTTGATTGCCGAGTGCGTGAGTAGTTACAACGACGAAGCCGGTATGTTATACGGCGAAGCCCAAAATGGCTGGTGGCGGTTAGATCCGGCTTATAGTTACGCGGGCATAACCGGGGAAACCAGTCAGGGTAAAATGGATTTTGAGGAAGTAAATCAGCAAGCCCGCCAAATGGATAATTTTGCCGATTGCGTCCGCCATAACAAACCTACTCCGGTACCCGGCCAAATGGGCCTGCGCGATGTTAAAATATTATTGGCTATTTATGAAGCAGCCCAAACAAATAAAAAAGTAGGGGTTTGA
- a CDS encoding carboxymuconolactone decarboxylase family protein — protein MAHINLQNDLPGIRGLMAYRPDTAKPLNALAEALLRSDENTLTRGERELIGAYVSYRNNCFFCQHVHGALAGHYLQCDIQTIEEIKQDFTAADISEKMKALLQIAGSVQQSGQMVTLAQIAEARVRGATDREIHDTVLIAAAFCMFNRYVDGLATWAPTDLQFYVNRAPQRAAEGYLATDLRT, from the coding sequence ATGGCTCACATTAATTTACAAAACGATTTGCCGGGTATCCGGGGGCTGATGGCTTACCGGCCCGATACGGCAAAACCCCTAAACGCGTTGGCCGAAGCGTTGCTGCGGTCCGATGAGAACACCTTAACCCGCGGCGAGCGCGAGTTAATTGGGGCGTACGTATCCTACCGGAATAATTGCTTTTTCTGCCAGCACGTGCATGGCGCTTTGGCTGGGCATTATTTACAGTGCGATATTCAAACCATCGAGGAAATTAAACAGGATTTCACGGCCGCTGATATCTCGGAAAAGATGAAAGCCTTGCTGCAAATTGCGGGGAGCGTGCAGCAGAGCGGGCAGATGGTTACGCTCGCGCAAATAGCCGAAGCCCGAGTTCGGGGCGCAACGGACCGCGAAATCCACGATACCGTTTTAATTGCGGCGGCATTTTGCATGTTCAACCGCTACGTAGATGGCCTGGCTACCTGGGCGCCTACTGACTTGCAATTTTACGTAAACCGGGCGCCGCAACGTGCCGCGGAAGGTTACCTTGCTACTGATCTTCGTACGTAG
- a CDS encoding carboxymuconolactone decarboxylase family protein has protein sequence MAHINVPEGIPGIRSLVMFRPDTGQHLYDLAQLLLRGESPLAAADRELIATYVSHLNNCVFCRNSHAAAARCLYGPDHSHHVDEVLADMQQAAVSPKLKALLHIAGKTQILGKAVLPADIDAARNLGATDREIHDTVLIAATFCMFNRYVDGLASLTPTDEAAYAAMGQRLAEHGYVTPQRASTN, from the coding sequence ATGGCTCACATTAACGTTCCGGAAGGTATTCCGGGCATTCGCTCGCTGGTCATGTTCCGGCCCGATACCGGGCAGCATTTGTATGACCTGGCCCAGCTGTTGTTACGGGGCGAGTCGCCGCTGGCAGCGGCCGACCGGGAACTGATTGCGACCTACGTGTCGCATTTAAATAATTGTGTTTTTTGCCGCAACAGCCACGCCGCGGCTGCCCGGTGTTTGTACGGCCCCGACCATTCCCACCACGTAGACGAAGTTTTGGCAGATATGCAACAAGCGGCGGTTAGTCCGAAATTAAAAGCCTTGCTGCATATTGCCGGTAAAACGCAGATACTGGGGAAAGCCGTACTGCCCGCGGATATTGACGCTGCCCGCAACTTAGGGGCAACGGACCGGGAAATCCACGATACGGTTTTAATTGCCGCTACTTTTTGTATGTTTAACCGCTACGTAGATGGTCTGGCCAGTCTTACGCCCACCGATGAGGCCGCTTACGCCGCCATGGGCCAACGTTTAGCCGAACACGGTTACGTAACGCCGCAACGCGCCAGCACGAATTAA